In Ruminiclostridium papyrosolvens DSM 2782, the following proteins share a genomic window:
- the lepB gene encoding signal peptidase I, whose amino-acid sequence MENQNIDDKDQLNMEDKEQLDLDKNISEINSEDSENSEVVEEETGNAKKKTSLGREIFEWFLVIVAALVISMVIKALVFSTYKVNMVSMENTLFEGHNVIVYKTGYFFSQPKHGQIIVFTHEEGQFKGLLKYLPIANPGEVDYIKRVIGVPGDEIDIKDGYVWRKSSGDKDFVKLDEPYAKGLTDSHGMQLPYKVPEDKLFVMGDNREQSLDSRQIGPVDIDSVIGHAVVRIWPLSKFGGLK is encoded by the coding sequence ATGGAAAACCAGAATATTGATGATAAAGATCAATTGAATATGGAAGATAAGGAACAATTGGACTTGGATAAAAATATTTCTGAAATTAACTCAGAAGACTCTGAAAATAGTGAAGTTGTTGAAGAAGAAACAGGTAATGCCAAAAAAAAGACTTCTTTAGGCAGAGAGATTTTTGAGTGGTTTTTGGTGATTGTTGCAGCGTTAGTTATATCCATGGTAATAAAGGCCTTGGTATTTTCAACCTACAAGGTTAATATGGTATCAATGGAAAATACACTTTTTGAAGGCCATAATGTAATAGTTTACAAGACAGGTTATTTTTTCAGTCAGCCAAAACATGGGCAGATAATAGTCTTTACACATGAAGAAGGCCAGTTTAAAGGCTTGCTTAAATATTTGCCTATAGCAAACCCCGGGGAAGTTGATTATATAAAAAGAGTAATCGGAGTACCGGGAGATGAGATTGACATCAAGGATGGTTATGTTTGGAGAAAATCCTCCGGAGATAAAGATTTTGTTAAGTTAGATGAGCCATATGCAAAGGGGCTTACAGATTCACATGGAATGCAGCTTCCCTATAAAGTGCCTGAGGATAAGTTATTTGTAATGGGCGATAATAGGGAACAGAGCCTTGATTCAAGGCAAATTGGTCCGGTTGATATTGATTCTGTCATAGGACACGCTGTAGTAAGGATATGGCCTTTATCAAAATTTGGCGGTTTAAAGTAA
- the ylqF gene encoding ribosome biogenesis GTPase YlqF, which produces MNIQWFPGHMAKTRRLIAENLKLVDVIIELLDARIPFSSRNPEINSLINNKPRLIAFNKSDLADDRISRQWIKWYAEQGIDCILINSINGKGLNEIKARARELMSEKIERNKAKGKLFTPVRTMVVGIPNVGKSSFINKIVGRATAVTGDRPGVTRGKQWIRINSEIELLDTPGILWPKFEDQEVGMNLAFTGAIKDDIMDTGEVAMELLHRLSKTYNTELCTRFKLEPETIKDMKPLELLETVGRKRGCIVSKGEIDYSRISAIVLDEFRGGKIGRVTLEKPGDRAETKTE; this is translated from the coding sequence ATGAACATTCAATGGTTTCCGGGGCATATGGCAAAAACAAGAAGGTTGATAGCCGAGAATTTAAAGCTTGTTGATGTTATTATTGAGCTTCTTGATGCGAGAATACCATTTAGCAGCAGAAATCCTGAAATTAATTCATTAATAAATAATAAGCCCAGACTGATTGCTTTCAATAAATCTGATCTTGCAGATGACAGAATATCAAGACAGTGGATAAAGTGGTATGCTGAGCAGGGTATTGATTGTATTCTGATTAATTCCATAAATGGAAAGGGCCTTAACGAAATTAAAGCCAGAGCCAGAGAATTAATGTCTGAAAAAATAGAGCGTAACAAAGCAAAGGGTAAGCTATTTACTCCTGTGAGAACCATGGTTGTGGGTATCCCCAATGTGGGTAAATCTTCCTTTATAAACAAGATTGTCGGTAGGGCAACGGCAGTTACCGGTGATAGGCCCGGAGTAACCAGAGGCAAGCAGTGGATAAGAATAAACTCAGAAATAGAGCTGCTTGATACACCGGGAATACTCTGGCCCAAGTTTGAAGATCAGGAAGTAGGCATGAACCTTGCTTTTACGGGAGCCATTAAGGATGATATTATGGATACTGGTGAGGTTGCCATGGAGCTTCTTCACAGGTTGTCAAAAACATACAATACTGAACTTTGTACTCGCTTCAAGCTTGAGCCTGAAACTATAAAAGATATGAAGCCTCTTGAGCTGTTGGAGACGGTTGGACGTAAAAGAGGGTGCATTGTTTCAAAAGGTGAGATAGATTATTCAAGAATTTCAGCTATAGTTCTGGATGAATTCAGGGGTGGTAAGATAGGACGTGTAACCCTTGAGAAGCCGGGGGACAGGGCTGAAACAAAGACTGAATAG
- a CDS encoding ribonuclease HII, which yields MGNLTLKQIQEEAQKLTVHEAIEYLSSLHNTGFKVDKLLEKYYKIKQKHEKEMERLHKMLCFERQAISEGFDYIAGVDEAGRGPLAGPVVAAAVVLPKGLTIEGVNDSKKLSEAQREKLFDEIKEKALSYGISVVDEKYIDEVNILNATKMAMTEALNRLDPIADCILLDAVSLDNISTKQVPIIKGDSLSLSIAAASILAKVTRDRLLMEYDAKYPQYGFAAHKGYGTPQHISAIKKFGLCPIHRLSFVKNFVE from the coding sequence ATGGGAAATTTAACACTAAAGCAAATTCAGGAAGAGGCTCAAAAGCTTACGGTTCATGAAGCAATTGAGTACTTGTCGTCTTTACATAACACAGGTTTTAAAGTAGATAAACTTTTAGAAAAATATTATAAAATAAAGCAAAAGCACGAAAAGGAAATGGAAAGACTTCATAAAATGCTCTGTTTTGAAAGACAGGCTATAAGTGAAGGCTTTGATTATATTGCAGGCGTTGACGAAGCAGGGCGTGGACCTCTGGCAGGCCCTGTAGTGGCGGCTGCTGTAGTTTTACCCAAGGGACTGACAATAGAAGGTGTAAATGATTCAAAAAAACTTTCAGAGGCTCAAAGAGAAAAATTATTTGATGAAATAAAAGAAAAAGCTCTTTCTTATGGGATTTCAGTTGTTGATGAAAAATACATAGATGAGGTTAATATATTAAATGCAACAAAAATGGCAATGACTGAAGCCTTAAACCGACTTGACCCCATTGCTGACTGTATTCTTTTAGATGCTGTAAGTCTTGATAATATAAGTACAAAGCAGGTTCCCATTATAAAAGGTGATAGCCTTAGTCTGTCCATTGCAGCAGCATCAATCCTTGCAAAGGTTACAAGAGACAGGCTTTTAATGGAATATGATGCAAAATATCCACAGTATGGATTTGCTGCACATAAAGGATATGGAACTCCTCAACATATTTCTGCTATTAAAAAATTTGGTCTTTGTCCGATACATAGATTAAGCTTTGTTAAAAATTTCGTGGAGTGA
- a CDS encoding EscU/YscU/HrcU family type III secretion system export apparatus switch protein produces the protein MKEDNVKKQIKHAAALQYSPDSDAAPRIVAAGKGQIAERIIQKAQENNVPLYQDTNLAQTLSSLSIGDEIPPEIYEVVAEILIFIGCVDESYGDLYDD, from the coding sequence TTGAAGGAAGACAACGTAAAAAAACAAATAAAACATGCAGCAGCCCTTCAATATTCACCTGATTCTGACGCAGCTCCCAGAATAGTTGCAGCCGGAAAGGGTCAAATAGCAGAGAGAATTATTCAGAAGGCACAGGAAAATAATGTTCCGTTATATCAGGACACAAATCTGGCCCAAACTCTTTCCTCTTTAAGTATAGGGGATGAAATACCTCCTGAAATATATGAAGTGGTTGCAGAGATACTTATTTTTATTGGCTGTGTGGATGAAAGCTATGGAGATTTGTACGATGACTGA
- a CDS encoding YraN family protein translates to MTDANKREIGAVGEREAAEFLQRNGYTILKINYRVGRLGEIDIIANDNEYICFIEVKTRRTSTFGSPGEAVTKTKQQKIRQIAAIYLTNTRKMDSNVRFDVIEILMNKSMESVNSIKSINLIKDAF, encoded by the coding sequence ATGACTGATGCGAATAAAAGGGAAATTGGAGCAGTCGGTGAGAGAGAAGCTGCGGAATTCCTTCAAAGAAACGGATACACTATTCTGAAAATAAATTACAGAGTAGGACGTTTGGGCGAAATAGATATAATTGCCAATGATAATGAATACATATGTTTTATAGAGGTAAAAACCAGAAGAACAAGTACATTCGGATCACCCGGTGAAGCAGTGACAAAGACAAAACAGCAGAAGATTCGCCAAATAGCAGCTATCTATCTGACAAACACAAGAAAAATGGATAGTAACGTAAGATTTGATGTTATTGAAATATTAATGAATAAATCCATGGAAAGTGTAAATAGCATAAAAAGTATTAATCTTATAAAAGACGCCTTTTAA
- a CDS encoding dipeptidase gives MTFVDAHCDTITTIMKTGEALKSNTGHIDMDRLKKYDSFVQFFAAFISPEQAKMGALRRALDIIDKLYREIEINKNDIMLCRDYNDIANAIKSRKVAAVLTIEGGEALEGSLAVLRMLYQLGVRAITLTWNYRNQIADGVADSVTKGGLTPFGREVVAEMNRLGMLVDVSHLSESGFWDVISLSSSPIIASHSNAIKICSHSRNLTDEQLLALKKNGGVTGINLCPYFIVNEGKAEIKHVISHIEHIVGLTGEDTLGIGADFDGIDETPVGLEGVQSISDLINELLKLNYSEALVNKIAGENFLRVLKTVIK, from the coding sequence ATGACTTTTGTTGACGCACATTGTGATACCATTACAACTATAATGAAAACAGGTGAAGCCCTGAAAAGTAACACCGGACATATTGATATGGACAGACTAAAAAAGTATGATAGTTTTGTTCAGTTTTTTGCAGCATTTATTTCGCCTGAGCAGGCTAAAATGGGGGCTTTAAGGCGGGCACTTGATATTATCGACAAACTCTACAGAGAAATAGAAATTAATAAGAATGATATAATGTTATGCCGAGATTACAATGATATAGCAAATGCAATAAAGAGTCGTAAAGTAGCTGCTGTTCTTACCATTGAGGGCGGGGAAGCACTGGAGGGAAGCTTGGCTGTATTGCGTATGCTTTATCAATTGGGTGTGAGGGCAATAACTCTCACTTGGAATTACAGAAACCAGATTGCTGACGGTGTAGCTGACTCTGTTACAAAAGGAGGTCTTACACCTTTTGGAAGGGAAGTAGTTGCTGAAATGAACAGACTGGGAATGCTGGTAGATGTATCCCACCTGTCAGAGTCGGGATTTTGGGATGTAATAAGTCTTTCGTCATCACCCATAATAGCATCCCATTCAAATGCTATAAAGATTTGCTCTCACAGCAGAAACTTAACCGATGAACAGCTTCTTGCATTGAAAAAAAATGGCGGTGTAACAGGTATAAATCTTTGCCCATACTTCATAGTTAATGAGGGTAAAGCCGAAATAAAACATGTCATATCTCATATTGAGCATATTGTAGGACTTACAGGGGAAGATACTCTTGGAATCGGAGCTGATTTTGACGGAATAGATGAAACGCCTGTGGGACTTGAAGGAGTACAGTCCATATCGGATTTAATCAATGAATTGCTAAAATTAAATTATAGCGAAGCACTTGTAAATAAAATTGCAGGAGAAAATTTTTTAAGAGTGCTGAAAACAGTTATTAAGTAA
- a CDS encoding aminotransferase class I/II-fold pyridoxal phosphate-dependent enzyme — MKSYKDLSKEELKNEIEILEKRYNAFKAQNLKLDMTRGKPCAEQLDISMDILDIPAKELRKAADGTDCFNYGVLDGIPEAKALFAEMLEVNTDEIIVGGNSSLNLMYDTIARAMSLGILGSTPWSKLDGVKFLCPSPGYDRHFAICELFGIEMITVDMKQDGPDMDTVEKLVSEDESIKGIWCVPKYSNPDGITYTDEVVNRFANLKPKAKDFRIFWDNAYCVHHLSENPDKLKNILKACKDAGKENMVYIFSSTSKISFPGAGVAVMATSTENLKGIKKSLTIQTIGHDKINQLRHAKYFKNLEGINTHMKKHAGILEPKFNTVLQILQEELGGKDIASWNKPNGGYFVSLNTLDNCAKEVAKLAGEAGVALTKAGATFPYGNDPRDRNLRIAPTMPPVEELKKAIEVLAICVQLVSASKLLNQ; from the coding sequence ATGAAGAGTTATAAAGATTTATCCAAAGAAGAATTAAAAAATGAAATTGAGATATTAGAAAAAAGATATAATGCTTTTAAAGCGCAGAATCTTAAACTCGATATGACCAGAGGTAAGCCCTGTGCTGAACAGCTTGATATAAGCATGGATATACTTGATATACCTGCAAAAGAACTCAGAAAGGCTGCGGATGGCACAGATTGCTTTAATTATGGAGTCTTAGACGGTATTCCTGAAGCAAAGGCACTTTTTGCTGAAATGCTGGAGGTAAATACAGATGAAATCATTGTTGGAGGCAATTCCAGTCTGAACTTAATGTACGATACTATTGCAAGAGCTATGTCACTGGGTATCTTGGGAAGCACTCCATGGTCAAAGCTAGATGGTGTAAAATTCCTTTGTCCGAGTCCCGGATATGACAGACATTTTGCTATATGTGAATTATTTGGAATAGAAATGATTACCGTAGATATGAAACAGGACGGACCGGATATGGATACCGTTGAAAAACTTGTTTCTGAAGACGAAAGTATAAAAGGTATATGGTGTGTACCAAAATATAGCAATCCTGACGGAATTACTTATACTGACGAGGTTGTTAACAGATTTGCGAACCTGAAGCCAAAAGCAAAGGATTTCAGAATATTCTGGGATAACGCTTATTGCGTACATCATTTGTCAGAAAATCCTGACAAATTGAAGAACATACTTAAAGCCTGTAAGGATGCAGGAAAAGAGAATATGGTATATATTTTCAGTTCAACATCAAAGATAAGCTTCCCGGGTGCAGGGGTTGCGGTAATGGCAACAAGTACAGAAAATTTAAAAGGAATCAAAAAGAGTCTTACTATACAAACAATTGGTCACGATAAGATAAATCAATTAAGACATGCAAAGTACTTTAAAAATCTTGAGGGTATTAATACTCACATGAAAAAGCATGCTGGCATATTGGAGCCAAAATTCAATACAGTTCTTCAAATTTTACAAGAAGAGCTTGGAGGCAAGGACATTGCTTCATGGAATAAGCCAAACGGAGGATACTTTGTCAGCCTCAATACTCTGGACAATTGCGCAAAAGAGGTTGCTAAGCTTGCAGGCGAAGCAGGAGTGGCATTAACTAAAGCAGGTGCTACATTCCCCTATGGAAATGACCCAAGGGACAGGAACCTGAGAATAGCTCCAACAATGCCTCCTGTTGAGGAATTGAAGAAGGCAATAGAAGTTCTGGCAATATGTGTTCAGCTTGTAAGTGCTTCTAAACTGTTAAATCAATAA
- the purB gene encoding adenylosuccinate lyase has product MKNVYESPFNARYASSEMQQIFSPDMKFTTWRKLWIALAEAEKELGLNITDVQIEQMKKNQDNINYEVAEKYEKEFRHDVMSHVHAFGELCPDAKAIIHLGATSCYVGDNTDIIVMNEALKLVKNKMLILIKKLSDFAMEYKELPTLGFTHYQPAQLVTVGKRATLWIQELLMDMEDLEHVLENMKLLGSKGTTGTQASFLNLFDGDHEKVKNLEKLIAEKMGFKNVFAVSGQTYPRKLDSRVLGVLSAIAQSAYKFSNDMRLLQSMKEIEEPFEEKQIGSSAMAYKRNPMRCERISSLARYVIVDALNPAITASTQWFERTLDDSANKRISVPEAFLAIDAILNIYINVASGLVVYPKVITKHVMDELPFMATENIMMEAVKRGGDRQELHELIRTHSMEAGKRVKVDGEKNDLIERIAGDARFGMTLEELNSVLEPKNYIGRSPEQVVEFIANEVTPILGTEHLADIQVDLKV; this is encoded by the coding sequence ATGAAAAACGTTTATGAAAGTCCTTTTAATGCAAGATATGCAAGCAGTGAAATGCAGCAGATTTTTTCGCCGGATATGAAGTTTACTACCTGGAGAAAACTCTGGATTGCACTGGCAGAAGCAGAAAAGGAACTGGGATTGAATATAACCGATGTTCAAATTGAGCAAATGAAGAAGAATCAGGATAACATTAATTATGAAGTTGCCGAAAAGTATGAAAAAGAGTTCAGACATGATGTTATGTCTCATGTTCATGCTTTTGGTGAGCTTTGTCCCGACGCAAAGGCTATAATTCATCTTGGAGCAACCTCCTGTTATGTAGGAGATAATACAGATATTATAGTAATGAATGAAGCATTGAAGCTTGTAAAAAATAAAATGTTAATTCTTATTAAGAAACTTTCTGACTTTGCGATGGAGTACAAGGAGCTTCCAACTTTGGGTTTTACTCACTATCAGCCGGCACAGCTGGTTACAGTAGGTAAAAGGGCTACTTTGTGGATTCAGGAACTTCTGATGGATATGGAAGATTTGGAGCATGTACTTGAAAACATGAAACTCCTTGGCTCAAAGGGTACAACCGGTACGCAGGCAAGTTTTTTGAATCTGTTTGACGGCGACCATGAAAAAGTTAAGAACCTTGAAAAATTAATTGCTGAAAAGATGGGTTTTAAAAATGTATTTGCCGTTTCTGGCCAGACTTATCCAAGAAAGCTTGACAGCAGAGTTCTTGGTGTATTAAGTGCAATTGCCCAAAGTGCTTACAAATTCAGTAATGATATGAGACTGTTGCAGAGTATGAAGGAAATAGAGGAACCTTTTGAGGAAAAACAGATAGGTTCGTCTGCAATGGCATACAAGCGTAATCCTATGAGATGCGAGAGAATTTCTTCCCTTGCAAGATATGTTATAGTTGATGCTTTAAATCCGGCTATTACAGCGTCTACACAGTGGTTTGAAAGAACACTGGATGATTCGGCTAATAAGAGAATTTCAGTACCCGAGGCTTTTCTTGCAATAGATGCTATACTTAACATATATATTAATGTAGCAAGCGGATTGGTTGTATATCCTAAAGTTATTACAAAACACGTTATGGATGAACTTCCTTTTATGGCTACTGAAAACATAATGATGGAAGCTGTTAAGCGTGGGGGAGACAGACAGGAACTTCATGAATTGATTAGAACTCATTCAATGGAGGCTGGCAAGCGTGTCAAAGTTGACGGTGAGAAAAACGATCTTATAGAAAGAATTGCCGGAGATGCACGTTTTGGAATGACCCTTGAAGAACTGAATTCTGTTTTGGAGCCAAAGAACTATATAGGAAGAAGTCCGGAGCAGGTTGTTGAATTTATAGCTAATGAAGTTACCCCGATACTGGGTACAGAACACTTAGCTGATATTCAGGTTGATTTGAAAGTTTAG
- a CDS encoding GntR family transcriptional regulator gives MINKFSSIPLYLQLKDLIIKKIEDNEFPANSQIPSEQDLCQMYDISRPTVRQAVSELTNSGYLYKEKGKGTFVYGRKNVIDIKNYSGFTDSILDCQTPAEKNIIDLKNMESSSVSHLNEIFNFNSSMSVAEITYLSFINNQRNEVYSLNKSYISLSLFPDIISQLKDGKSSIDILRGKYPLIPDKSRSILEIVFADQNDSPLLRVQPGQPLIKLQNTLFSKSGQPVEYIISKYRADNCRLLFENSK, from the coding sequence ATGATAAATAAATTTAGCAGCATACCGCTATATCTGCAGTTAAAAGATTTAATAATTAAAAAAATAGAAGATAATGAATTCCCTGCAAATTCCCAAATACCTTCCGAACAGGATTTATGCCAGATGTATGACATAAGCAGGCCTACTGTGAGACAGGCTGTCAGTGAGCTGACTAACAGTGGTTATCTTTATAAGGAGAAAGGAAAGGGAACATTTGTTTATGGCAGGAAAAATGTAATAGATATCAAGAATTACAGCGGGTTTACAGATTCAATACTTGACTGCCAGACTCCTGCTGAAAAAAACATTATTGATTTGAAAAACATGGAAAGTTCATCTGTTAGTCATCTAAATGAAATATTCAACTTTAACTCAAGTATGTCAGTTGCAGAAATAACTTATTTATCATTTATAAATAATCAGAGAAATGAAGTCTATTCTCTCAATAAGTCATACATATCTCTAAGTCTTTTTCCTGACATTATTTCCCAATTAAAAGATGGAAAATCTTCAATTGATATTTTAAGAGGAAAATACCCTTTAATTCCTGATAAAAGCAGGAGTATACTTGAAATAGTGTTTGCAGACCAGAATGATTCTCCGCTTTTGAGAGTTCAGCCGGGTCAGCCACTTATTAAGCTTCAGAATACACTGTTTTCAAAAAGCGGTCAGCCCGTTGAATATATAATATCAAAATATAGGGCCGATAACTGCAGATTATTGTTTGAAAATAGTAAATAA